Proteins encoded together in one Mycoplasma miroungirhinis window:
- the gyrA gene encoding DNA gyrase subunit A, with product MKSAFIEYAMSVIVSRALPDAKDGLKPVHRRILYGMSELGMFYNQPHKKAARIVGDVLGKYHPHGDSSVYEAMVRMAQDFSLRYPLIDGHGNFGSIDGDEAAAMRYTEARMSKIASLMVDSIKKNTVDFIDNYDASEKEPVVLPARFPNLLVSGTSGIAVGMATSIPPHNLNDVINASIALAANPQISIDKLIEIVQAPDFPTAGILFDKKSVIQAYKTGRGSVTIRSKAHIEKYANGKSKIVVTEIPYAIRKTDIIEKISLLIKEKRIEGIQDFRDESNREGIRIVIDIKKNVIPEIILNNLYKLTQLQTRFSINTIALVNNEPKLLNLKECLEVYLEHQRDVVTRRLNFDLEKDEQRAHILEGLKIAVENIDKVIEIIKKSSTDVEAQKTLSQTYNLTEIQTKAIVDMRLGRLTGLAIEKMEEELNALKQRIAEFKDILSHQDKLTQLIIDELTEIKNQFGDKRRSEIRWDLNYSIEDEDLIPQKDIIITYTTNNYIKSTLLEEYREQKRGGTGSIGAKTYSDDNVKNIIHTNTHTDILILTSKGKIFRIRGHEIPNVSKSAKGTPIVNIIPNIDKDENISTIISTDSYDENLYLLTVTKKGMIKRTSLDQYEKINISGKKALLLNDDDELVNAKIVTEDEEVYIGSSSNHLARYDISNVRETARSTRGVFGIKLAKNEHVISASSSNEGKYIFSLGAEGFGKLTLASEFRKTARNTKGVLALNGEKAGNLIYAAACEGNEDLMIITKNNMVIRFNLKLVSTSARNTKGVKLINLKNKKDEIVAVTKINFSDEETEEEITK from the coding sequence ATGAAAAGTGCTTTTATTGAATATGCAATGAGTGTTATAGTTTCTCGTGCTTTACCAGATGCAAAAGATGGTCTAAAACCAGTTCATAGACGTATTTTATACGGAATGAGTGAACTTGGTATGTTTTATAATCAGCCTCATAAAAAAGCAGCTCGTATAGTTGGAGATGTATTAGGAAAATACCACCCACATGGTGATAGTTCAGTTTATGAAGCTATGGTAAGAATGGCACAAGATTTTAGTTTAAGATATCCACTAATTGATGGCCATGGTAACTTTGGTTCAATCGACGGAGATGAAGCAGCTGCGATGCGTTATACAGAAGCTAGAATGAGTAAAATAGCTTCTTTAATGGTTGATAGTATTAAAAAAAATACAGTAGATTTTATTGATAACTATGATGCTTCAGAAAAAGAACCAGTAGTTTTACCAGCTAGATTTCCAAATTTACTTGTTTCAGGAACAAGTGGTATTGCAGTTGGTATGGCTACTAGCATACCCCCACATAATTTAAATGATGTAATTAATGCTTCTATTGCTTTAGCTGCAAATCCACAAATAAGTATTGATAAATTAATTGAAATAGTTCAAGCACCTGATTTTCCCACAGCAGGAATTTTATTTGATAAAAAATCAGTAATTCAAGCTTATAAAACAGGTAGAGGTAGTGTTACAATTCGTTCAAAAGCTCATATTGAAAAATATGCAAATGGTAAAAGTAAAATTGTTGTTACTGAAATTCCTTATGCAATTAGAAAAACAGATATTATTGAAAAAATATCACTTTTAATTAAAGAAAAAAGAATTGAAGGAATTCAAGATTTTAGAGATGAATCTAACCGTGAAGGAATTAGAATCGTAATTGATATCAAAAAAAATGTTATTCCTGAAATTATTCTTAATAATCTATATAAATTAACTCAATTACAAACTCGTTTTTCAATTAATACAATTGCCCTTGTTAATAATGAACCTAAGTTATTAAACTTAAAAGAATGTTTAGAAGTTTATTTAGAACATCAAAGAGATGTTGTAACGAGAAGATTAAATTTTGATCTAGAAAAAGATGAACAAAGAGCACATATTTTAGAAGGTCTTAAAATAGCTGTTGAAAATATTGATAAAGTTATTGAAATTATTAAAAAATCTTCAACTGATGTAGAAGCACAAAAAACATTATCTCAAACTTATAATTTAACTGAAATTCAAACTAAAGCTATTGTTGATATGCGTTTAGGTCGTTTAACTGGTCTAGCTATTGAAAAAATGGAAGAAGAACTTAATGCATTAAAACAAAGAATTGCAGAATTTAAAGATATTTTATCTCATCAAGATAAATTGACTCAATTAATTATTGATGAACTAACTGAAATTAAAAATCAATTTGGTGATAAACGTCGTTCAGAAATTCGTTGAGATTTAAATTATTCAATTGAAGATGAAGATTTAATTCCTCAAAAAGACATAATTATAACTTATACAACAAATAATTACATTAAGAGCACTTTATTAGAAGAATACCGTGAACAAAAACGTGGTGGAACAGGTTCTATTGGTGCTAAAACATATTCAGATGATAATGTTAAAAATATAATTCATACAAACACTCATACAGACATTTTAATTCTTACTTCTAAAGGTAAAATTTTTAGAATAAGAGGACATGAAATTCCTAATGTATCAAAAAGTGCAAAAGGTACTCCAATTGTTAATATAATTCCAAATATTGATAAAGATGAAAATATTAGTACAATCATTTCAACTGATAGTTATGATGAGAATTTATATTTACTAACAGTAACTAAAAAAGGTATGATTAAAAGAACTTCTTTAGATCAATATGAAAAAATTAATATTTCAGGTAAAAAAGCATTACTTCTAAATGATGATGATGAATTAGTAAATGCAAAAATTGTAACAGAAGATGAAGAAGTTTATATTGGAAGTTCAAGCAATCATTTAGCAAGATACGATATTTCTAACGTAAGAGAAACTGCAAGAAGTACTCGAGGAGTTTTTGGTATTAAATTAGCTAAAAATGAACACGTTATAAGTGCTTCAAGTTCAAATGAAGGTAAATACATTTTTAGTTTAGGTGCAGAAGGATTTGGTAAATTAACACTTGCATCTGAATTTAGAAAAACAGCAAGAAATACAAAAGGTGTTTTAGCATTAAATGGAGAAAAAGCTGGTAATTTAATTTATGCAGCAGCTTGTGAAGGTAATGAAGATTTAATGATAATAACTAAAAATAATATGGTTATTAGATTTAATTTAAAATTGGTTTCAACTTCAGCAAGAAACACTAAAGGTGTAAAATTAATTAATTTAAAAAACAAAAAAGATGAAATAGTAGCTGTTACTAAAATTAATTTTAGTGATGAAGAAACAGAAGAAGAAATAACAAAATAA
- a CDS encoding DegV family protein: protein MKVAIVVDSSCGLTQEEAKQRGWYYLPIQIDIDNKIFKDGVDVDYQSIFDHIKKNSRVLTSATLLGQAINLIDNLQKEYDKIIIYPISQKLSSQYQMLKMAFVGNEKVYVIPSQKISLPIIMELSSFEALLKKSKYEEALKVFNQSDNNIYLVPENGEALVRGGRLTPTAASIAKLLKIVPIIEFKNGELIKYGKGRVFDKTIIKLAKEIYVPELSKNLILINANNENIEKLAHDILNNLDIDEIYITNMPPTISVHAGNRAVALLYAKTHPTELEILNQHMKKITKNH, encoded by the coding sequence ATGAAAGTAGCAATAGTAGTTGATTCAAGTTGTGGTTTAACTCAAGAAGAAGCTAAACAAAGAGGTTGATATTATTTACCTATCCAAATTGATATAGATAATAAAATTTTTAAAGATGGAGTTGATGTAGATTATCAAAGTATTTTTGATCATATTAAAAAAAATTCACGTGTATTAACAAGTGCAACACTTTTAGGTCAAGCAATTAATTTAATTGATAATTTACAAAAAGAATATGACAAAATTATAATTTATCCGATTTCTCAAAAATTGTCAAGTCAGTATCAAATGTTAAAAATGGCTTTTGTTGGTAATGAAAAAGTTTATGTTATTCCTTCTCAAAAAATCTCTTTACCAATTATTATGGAACTTTCTTCATTTGAAGCTTTATTAAAAAAATCTAAATATGAAGAAGCTTTAAAAGTATTTAATCAATCTGATAATAATATTTATTTAGTTCCAGAAAATGGTGAAGCTTTAGTTAGAGGAGGAAGATTAACTCCAACAGCTGCTTCAATTGCTAAATTACTTAAAATAGTTCCTATCATTGAATTTAAAAATGGTGAATTAATAAAATATGGCAAAGGACGTGTTTTTGATAAAACAATTATTAAATTAGCAAAAGAAATTTATGTACCTGAACTATCTAAAAATTTAATTTTAATTAATGCAAATAATGAAAATATTGAAAAATTAGCACATGATATTTTAAATAATTTAGATATTGATGAAATTTATATTACAAATATGCCTCCAACAATAAGTGTTCATGCTGGAAATCGTGCTGTTGCACTTTTATATGCTAAAACACACCCAACAGAATTAGAAATCTTAAATCAACACATGAAAAAAATTACAAAAAATCATTAG
- a CDS encoding restriction endonuclease subunit S: MEKNHLFPSIRFKEFTNAWYQEKIEEIYSFASEGGTPATNNLNYYNNGNIPFVKIEDTIDKYIYKTESYINEIGLKNSSAWLVPKNNIILTNGATIGNVAINKIPLTTKQGILALIIKNGYNVEYIYYLLKNKYFQKELNKNSSIGTFANITLQNISKINITKNSKEQKLISNLFILFDNLISIWKMKLSNLENLKNLFLNKMFV; encoded by the coding sequence ATGGAAAAAAATCATTTATTTCCCTCAATTAGATTTAAAGAATTTACTAACGCTTGGTATCAGGAAAAAATAGAAGAAATATATTCTTTTGCTTCAGAAGGTGGTACACCTGCAACAAACAATTTAAATTATTATAATAATGGAAACATTCCATTTGTAAAAATTGAAGATACTATAGATAAATACATTTATAAAACTGAAAGTTATATTAATGAAATTGGATTAAAAAATTCTTCAGCATGACTTGTACCTAAAAATAATATTATTTTAACAAATGGTGCAACAATTGGAAATGTTGCAATAAATAAAATACCTTTAACAACTAAACAAGGTATTTTAGCATTGATAATCAAAAATGGGTACAATGTTGAATATATTTATTATTTATTAAAAAATAAATATTTTCAAAAAGAATTAAATAAAAATTCTAGCATCGGGACTTTTGCTAATATTACATTGCAAAATATTTCTAAAATTAATATTACTAAAAACTCAAAAGAACAAAAATTAATTTCAAATTTATTTATTCTTTTTGATAATTTAATATCAATATGAAAAATGAAATTATCAAATTTAGAAAATCTAAAAAACTTATTTTTAAATAAAATGTTTGTATAA